In bacterium, a genomic segment contains:
- a CDS encoding YggS family pyridoxal phosphate-dependent enzyme, translating into MSIKENLEIIKNRIKQVAKDSSEIELVAVTKSAGINQIIEAINSGITNIGENRIQEAKGKFDQLKKMEIKWHMIGHLQRNKVKEAIKIFDMIQSVDRLELAKEIEKQAGQINKIMDVLIEVNVSNEETKFGVSPVATLELIQEIAKLSNIRIKGLMTIAPLVSNPEDTRPYFRALANLRDEIAHQQIENVQMKYLSMGMSNDFEVALEEGANMIRIGRAIFCNGF; encoded by the coding sequence ATGTCAATTAAGGAAAATTTGGAAATCATAAAAAATCGAATAAAACAGGTGGCAAAAGACTCTTCAGAAATTGAGTTAGTTGCAGTCACAAAGTCAGCTGGGATAAATCAAATCATAGAAGCAATCAACTCTGGAATTACCAACATTGGTGAAAACCGTATTCAGGAGGCAAAAGGTAAATTTGACCAACTTAAAAAAATGGAGATTAAATGGCATATGATTGGCCATCTGCAAAGAAATAAAGTTAAAGAGGCAATAAAGATTTTTGATATGATTCAGTCTGTGGATAGATTAGAGTTGGCTAAAGAGATTGAGAAACAAGCAGGACAGATAAATAAAATAATGGATGTCTTGATTGAAGTAAATGTTTCAAATGAAGAAACTAAATTTGGCGTTTCTCCGGTTGCTACTTTGGAACTAATTCAAGAAATAGCCAAACTTAGCAATATAAGAATTAAAGGTTTAATGACTATTGCTCCATTGGTTTCAAACCCAGAAGATACCCGTCCATATTTCAGGGCATTGGCTAATTTAAGGGATGAAATTGCTCATCAGCAGATTGAAAATGTCCAGATGAAATATTTATCAATGGGAATGAGTAATGATTTTGAAGTGGCACTCGAAGAAGGGGCAAATATGATTCGGATTGGCAGGGCGATATTCTGTAACGGATTTTAG